The genomic interval ATATAGCAAGTTAAATAGACAAGTATCATATggtgaaaaattaattaagtttttgtCTACTAATTTGATGGGTGACACTCACCAATACTCTCTTATAAATGTAAAAATCACATTTCATTCAAGGTTATGAGAATAATCTACACGAAGTGAGATAAATTGTTGGACTTTTAGAGATTTTGACATGTGGTAATCTTTAACCTAATATTAGTTTTATGGAAATCGTCagtctttaattattttattcgatgtaatttgtgataaaaaattattaattattattataggtaatattaaagaaaaaacccATTAGACCTGTCTGTAATACCATTAAATATAATTGGAGATGTTACATTACATGATTTTTATTTCTCACACTAAGCATTTACTCATCAAGTaagtttttctatattttttcttttcctcaCTAAATGACCATAACAATCCTTCATAACTCAAAATAAAAGATTGTGTCAACATAAAAACATTCCAATTTCTCTGTTTTCATTTTAACAGAATACAATGGATCCATTAGTTAATTCAACATACCTTTTTAACAAAAAACCCATTAGACCTGTCTGTAATACCATTAAATATAATTGGAGATGTTACATTACATGATTTTTATTTCTCACACTAAGCATTTACTCATCAAGTaagtttttctatattttttcttttcctcaCTAAATGACCATAACAATCCTTCATAACTCAAAATAAAAGATTGTGTCAACATAAAAACATTCCAATTTCTCTGTTTTCATTTTAACAGAATACAATGGATCCATTAGTTAATTCAACATACCTTTTTAACAAAAAACCCATTAGACCTGTCTGTAATACCATTAAATATAATTGGAGATGTTACATTACATGATTTTTATTTCTCACACTAAGCATTTACTCATCAAGTaagtttttctatattttttcttttcctcaCTAAATGACCATAACAATCCTTCATAACTCAAAATAAAAGATTGTGTCAACATAAAAACATTCCAATTTCTCTGTTTTCATTTTAACAGAATACAATGGATCCATTAGTTAATTCAACATACCTTTTTAACATCTCAATAATTTCGGTACCAACATGAATAAAAAGTTTGTTATTGGTACCCTTTTCACCTGAACATACCGAGAATAGTCAAGTTTGTAAGTAATTTGAATTCTCAAAACTTTTCCCATATACACAACATTTTTTAACAGTAATCTCACATTTTTTATACAACTATATTATAatctcaatattattattttaacaatttttatattatttaattataaatttactctttattatatatattaatatctaaatctatcacataaaaaattaaattatatacaacTGTCAGTCAAGTGAGGATTGTCAAAGTATATTTCCCTTTAAACTTAAACATTAGAGATACATTCACACTGACAAAAAATCACCTTTCTTTAATCTGCTACCACATAAGAGAACACGGAAACGACCCAACAAAAGTCCATTGACTTGgatcaaaacaaattaaaactagtCACTGAGAAAATTGTCCCATCAAATTGGCCAAAATTTGACATGCACAAAAGTCTACATAAGTTCTAGGGAGGACTTCAAATTTCCATGCTTGTGTGTCTTTTTTCCTCTTCCATTCATGTTCTAAATTTTTTCATGACTAGTTTCCATTCTAGAAAACTAGTTTTCCCCTTCCTTTGTTCAAGTGATGGTTCTACCATGAGGAACAGAACCAGTCCTATAGCTTCTCCTCTGCCCTCACCAGTTTCATTTCCATGCTTTTCACCACCCCTCCGTGAAGGACATCACGACCACCTACACTTTCAACCTACCATTATAATTGTCATAAGTGGCTTATCTTGTGTCATTCTGTTTATCATCTTCTTGTCCAAAATCCTAAGGTACTATTACTTCAATAGATACAACATTAGCAGAAGAAACCCTCCAATACTATTTGACATTCGAGGAGATTCTCCCTTTTTTGATGATGAGGAACATGAACAAGTTATGAGGCAGCACCCCTTATGGTTCAGCCCCACAGAGGGTCTCCAACAATCCACCATAGACTCCATCACAGTTTACAGATACAGAAATGATGAAGTGTTGGTTAAAGAAACTGAGTGTCTTGTTTGCCTAGGTGAGTTTCAACAAGAAGAGAGTCTGAGACTGTTGCCAAAGTGTAGCCATGCTTTCCATGTCCCTTGCATTGACACTTGGTTGAGGTCACATAAAACTTGTCCCTTGTGCCGTGCCCCTATTGTTCATGACACTGCCAGTGTTGATGGTGGAACTGAGTCTGATTCAAGTGTTTCTGATATGATTGAGGACATGGAAGAATGTAGTAGTGGTGTAGTGAGGGTTGGTGATGAAGATTCTAGTGAAGAGGAGAGAGGTGATGGAATTGAAGTTTTGTCTGAATGGGGTGAGGTGAGTGATCATTCTTCAATTCTATTTAGTTTTGTTTCGGATGTTGGTACACAACCACAAGAATTTGACCATGAAAATGAATCCAAAATGAAGAGGTCTTTCTCAGTGGATTCATCTTCTGCTATGGAAAAGAAGGCTTCAAATTCAGGTGCAAAAATGATGTTGGTATCACTAAGGAGTTGATGAAAGTTCAACTACATACAAAGTGGCTTCAATTGAGCATGAATTACATGGTAAAACTATAAATGCTTTTATGACTGAAACATGTCCACATTTTGTCATTTTTATTTGTTGCTACTTTCCTTGTTTTAAGGAGTCACTTAGGAAGTTTTAGCAGCTTTGTTATCTCTGTTTGTATtctttaagttttataaatTGTAATATTTCTGATCCTTTTTAAAAATAGATCttcatctttctcctttagTATTTAGTATCTGTTAAGCAAATTCTAGTTTTCTTTTCTCTTGAAAAAATTCCAACACACTGCCATTGAGGACATATTCACCAGTCAAAGTTAAGTCTAAAAACTAAAAAGGTGTTCTGTGAGAATTTATTGAAGCTTTTAGATTTTAAGGTAAAGCATACTTCTATATTAGTCTTCCCatatttcattttcaaaatgcATGTTGCAGTATGTTTAATattgagagagaaaaatatCTACAGTTGTTAAGTTGTTATAGAGTATGAAGTTCGGACACGTCTCTTAAACGGTGTATTCGTGTTGAACTCATGTATTGGACACGACATGTGTCTGTGAAGTATGTAATTCAAAAAAtgtttgttgaattttttataattctaacaagattctaacacaatttaaaaaatgaaaatacattaattttttaaaaacttaaatttattgtataaattttttaatatgattataaaaataagaaacaaatccttttAAATAAGCATGAGAAACactttattctaaaaaaaaattaaaatatatttgtattcataaatttttattgtcaaattatataatacataattatataatatatagataccTATcagattttagaaattatatatatttttgtgtcCGTATTATCCGTTAGTATTACGCTAACTTAGGTTATAGACATTTATATATCATTAACACTTGTTTTACACTATTTTCCCCCACTTTTTTACCgtgttatataatttattaatgttttctGGAGGTAAAAGAAAGGAAAGAGGTGGCATAATTTGTGTAGAAATTAAGAAGAATGCAGTGTAATTTAAGTTGACCATAAagtcaaattatataatttctgCCTATGATCCCTTGACCCAACTTTACGTTCTTATTAGTCTATTCTCTCaaatattgtgtttttctttttctgtaaaACAAAAACTCTTTCTGAGTTTTTCACCTCATTTTATCTCCAGGGATATTAATATTCGGGAAACTAGCATTTAAACTCTTAAACTTTccttctttttatatataaacaccttatttttttttaattattctgaaattttattttatccatAAGTAGATATTGTTAACTTTAATTttgttcaaattaattttttgacctttattctttttctaaatAGATACATAGAACtttaatttattcttaatttttaaatagtttttatcagctttcaattaaataattttcattaaagatcaacaatttaataaaatattattttattagtttattttttaactattaacatataataaaataatattttaaaaatagaaacattgtaaaaactaattaaatacgcCATTTATTTGTACATTTCCGCAAAAAGTTTATTTGTTGTGAcattatttaatgaaaaaatattttacatgcAATGGGCTCAATAAAAAGAAACATGATTCTAAAGTGAACTTATATagaattattattgttattattatttaactcaaagttgttatatttttttaaaaaattaataaattttaagaaataattagaataaaattaaattttttggtATCTATTTGTAGGTAAGATCAAGTTTGAgaataaattaaatcaaaattcaaGTTTTAAACATCTACCGATTAAAAGagtaaaatttatgaaattaaatgCTTATAAAGAATCTGAATAAGTAAAAAATGTGacgaattaaattaaaattaatagcataatattattaatggaCCAATACTTCAACAATAGGTGAAAATAATCAGTTGGAAGCCCAcaaattatttcaataataaaatgtataaataataaaaagcagattcttcctgcacccttacatttttcttcctgcaccccacaattttGTTAATCCCGAAATTGACCtttaccttttatttgaaatcgGGATTTGGGAGTATGCTACGGATTAGTGAATCATGTTACTTTTTGGATGAGGGGTATTCCTGAAGCaaaatttacataaattattgattttttgaTTGCTAAATCCAGAAACTtaatttctattacggattAGTGAATCTGGAATgactttttttcaattatggatttccagaatgaatattttcaattaatgatTAGCGGATCTAAAATGGTTCTTTTAATTATGGATGTTCtgccttttttttattttgggttAATATGATTATTCATGTACTACCGGAAACACCAATGCAGAAGGTTACTGGAAGtgtcaatccaaaaatttatcaaattttataattcagaatgaaaaaaaatagtttttatatagGAACAATTGTGGGAGTGCAGTAAGGAAGAAAAATGTTGGGACACGGCAATGAAACtgcaataataaaaacataacaaGTAATAAATTGAACAGAAAAtgatataataaaaagaaacaCACGTTGATTAATCCTCTAACTTTACCCCAAATCCAAAACTTTGATTTGATGAGAATCCAATTTTTGACAACACAACCCAAAAAGAATAACTTTTTTATGTGTTTCGCTGTAATACGAAACACTAACTGTATTGAAATCTGTGTGCAAAGTTGAAGCTGTTATGAATGCCCTCAAAGGAGGAAGAGATTCCTTGTACCATTTTATCTTCATTTCGTGCATTAGCGTAACTATTCCAAGAGGGAAAGAAATTAGTTGCAGAACTCTACCATGGAACATGTAGAATTGTAGAGACAAAAAagcaaagcaaaggaacaaACATGTCCTTTTCTTCACTTGTACCTTTTACTTTGCCTTTCCTAATTCAGtcccttctttttcttctccaaGTCCAACTCATGATCATCAAAGCCAGATCCTAATTAATcacttaattatttaattacaattaaTATTCGAAGAACCCCACAAGCAAAGTTTCCTTTTTTAGTCTACAAGGTTGTTCTTTTATTTCATCCTTGTTTCATTGGCTCTGTTTTCACACAACTCGGGacattctttttcctttttaattttttatttcaattttcttcttttaactGAGTTGAGAGAAGCAATCCCAAAACCCAATCACCTTCTTATGTTTGTTCACAAAGTTGAATTTGGTATTAACTGAGTGATAAGGAAGGGATTTCATAGATTCATTCACCCTCCAAGGTGCTTTAGCTCAGAGTTCTCTCATGTACATAATTGAAGTTGAGATTTTTCCCATGATGGATTCTACATTTTTGCTTTCTGGGTGCTTTTGAAGCCCACATTCTTGATGGGACTTGTTTTCACCAAATGGGCATGTGCATTCTTACTCTGCTGTTGTTTCATCACTTCTGGGGTATATTCAGGTAAGTTTGCTCGGTTAGCTTCAAAGTTTCATGCCTTATCCAACGTGTTTAGTACattcttttacttgcctcttgTGTTGTGTTGAATGGCCTTGCCCAGTGGAGGTGTTACATGGGGGTTCTAAAGTGAGAGGAGTGAACTTGGGAGGGTGGCTGGTCATCGAAGGTTGGATCAAGCCTTCACTGTTTGATGGCATTGCCAATGGAGACATGCTAGTGAGCTACTTCGCATTTTGTTTATCCTTTTTCTTTGAAATACACGAACCTTTGGGGGTACTAATTACTTTTCTTTGCGTGCTGATATTGAAAAAATATGTAGGATGGGACAGAGGTGCAATTTAAGTCAGTGACGACGCAGAAGTATGTATCTGCCGAGAATGGGGGAGGAATGAATGTGACAGTTGACAGGGATGTCCCATCTTCATGGGAAACCTTCAGGGTAAGATGAGATTTGTGTTCTTCCTTTGATATTCTATTTCTGAATTATATGTTCGAATGCATCTATTTATGTATAGTAGTAACAATACGACAAATGTTTAATCCACACCCACTTGCTGAATTTGTCCATTTCCTTGCTTCATATATGTTTGTATTAAGTTGATTTATCCGTTTGAAGAAAGCCTTCTCATTTCGTAAtatatctttttaaaatatgtgaACTTGAGTTGAGTATCCTTCAAACTGGAAGTATTTTATGGCATACTGCTGACTTAAGCTGAGCTTCCACTGAAACTGACATGGAGTACTTCAAAGAACCAAtgtaatactaaaaaatatggAACCATCCAATCTAATGTTAGCTGAATAAGTTATGCTTTTGTTGACCTGGAGACAAAtccataaaagataaaatactCAGATGAAAGACTGTAATTAGAGCTTATTTTTTCATATGATCTGCAACAAATCCTTTTTTAGAAAATGAAGTTGACTGATAATTTGAAACACTTTATTCTCTTTTCTTACCTGATACATGACTACTGGTGGTTAATAGTTTGAGTGCATTAGATTAGTACATGGATGAAATTCTAGCCTGACAGATTATCTTTATATagtaatagaaattaaaagaaagaaaatgtgaTTTTGAATAATCTTGCATTACTTTCTAGTCTTTGGTTTTGTTTTCAGTTTCTTGTAGGATGTAATACTGGTAAGACAAATGTTGTCAGGCTTGGTGGTGAAAGCTACTTTGAAAGAAATTAGAACTTCAAACTTTGTTCTAGATGACTGTTGATTCATTAACAACTTTACACCAGATTACAACTGAACagagaaacaatttttttactgaaatagaacaattttgaaatattattggTCAAATCACAGTTGTAAACAGGTGTCTTTCTGCAGTTGTCAAGTAATATTTTCCGTTCTAGATTGACTGAAGAGTTTCTTTCAGGTTCTTGATCAGTTCTAGTACAGCTACATCTGTATGCTAGTGGCTGTAATTCTTTGTAGGCATCTCTTTTCTTCTAACTTCTCAGTTTCACGTGCTATTTTACCTTGGGGGGTGAGGGCTACTTACTTTTTCATCTTGTAATGAATAAAACCAATACTTTAGCAGGACTTCAAACATAACAATGGAATTATAAGAATTGATCTTGCTGGAGTGATGTGAGGAACTTGAAGTTGAAGCTTTGTTATTTCTCCTTATTTATGTTGCAGTTATGGAGGGTATCTGAATCAGAATTTCAATTTCGTACCTCAGTGGGCCAATTTCTTACGTGTGATGGTGGAGGCCATTCTGTCTCTGCAACAGCAAAATCTCCTTCAACATCTGAGACATATGAAATTGAGCGGAGTGCAAAAAATAGGATTCACCTCAAGATAAAGGGTGGTGCATATCTTCAGGTATTCATTCTTCTGACTCCTACAAAATTAGAAGTCACTTAGTTACATGCAAAATATAATGTTGTGTTTCCACTAGGCTCTTTTATCATCATGTTCAACTGATGAATGGAATGAAAACTAGTATGAGATTTCAAACTATGTCTGGTCCAGTATAAACATTTCAATTTCAACATTTTCACGGATTTTGCTTCAAGAACCATGTTAAGATCTAATCGGAAGCTATTAGGTACAGAGTTTATAGATTAGTGGGTATGATTTTTCCGAGATTCTTATAACACCAATGCCATATTTAAGGATTTTTAAGATGGCACGTAATAGTAGGTTACTGTGAAAGATCATATTGAATTAAACTTTTAACAGATTCATTTACATGACTGAATATTCTGCATTACTATATAGGCTACAACAGATGGCCAGCTTTCGGCAAACTACCCTGGAACACCAGGATGGGATGATAATGCTGCCACGTTTGAAATGACAATTGTGTCAAATAGCTTGCATGGAGATTACCAGCTAGCAAATGGACATGGGCATAATCGGGCAAAAGACGTTCTAAGGGTAAAATCACACTTTACAAATATTTTCTGTATTATTATCTATCTATGAGGCGCGTGTCTGTGTCGGACACAAATATCAGACACGATACTCGTAGTATACATTGGTATTGGTGAactgtctaattcaaaaaatatttttctaaaaactcaaacttgtataaatttttagtatgattataaaaataaggaacaaatccatatcagtgtctgtgctacatagTTATCTATGGCAGGATTATGCTTTTGTTGAacatgatttgtttttattttctggaatGATTTTTATGATAATCCTATTGCAAATGTCACACATTCATGTGTTCACCGTAATTTGTTCTTTTGGGGTGCTGGGGGGTCATTCTTTTGTGCTACAATTCAACTtatataaatttcatttatGCAAATTCTTTTCTGTCAGTGAAAGTGATAAtacttaaaaagtaaaatatcaGATTGTGTTCCCCATTTGATTGTTCAGCTTTCTGTAACTGCAGAGACATAGAAATAGCTTTATCACGATAGAGGATTTCAAATTTCTATATAAACATGGAATAAATACTGTGAGGATACCAGTTGGGTGGTGGATTGCTTTTGATCCTGATCCTCCGGGTCCATATATCGGAGGCAGTCTTGAAGCTCTAGATAATGCATTTTTATGGGCACAGTAGGTTTTGATTTTGCTGCGTTATCTTCAGTGTTTAGCACAATTGGAACTTTGTTTTTCCTTATGATAACATGCCTAATTATGAGTTCATCATGTTGCAGAGAATATGATATAAAATGCATAATTGACCTTCATGCTGCTCCTGGTTCCCAAAATGGAATGGAGCATAGTTCAAGCAGAGATGGATTCACGGGCTGGCCAACTTCTCCAGATTACATTTCTGAGTCATTACATGTTATTGATTTTTTAGTTTCAAGGTATTTTTTAAATGTGCAAACATATTCTGAGATAGCGTTCATATTATTGACTGACCCTATTCTTCCTGGTTAAAAATATTACTGTCAACAAAATCATGATAAAGAAAATATCATTTATGTTCTCCCCTACAACTGGTTCCTAGTAGGAAGAGGAAAAGCCATTTATTGGCTTTATGGTTTAGCAAATGCTTTGTGAAAGTGTTTTTACCATACTTAACAGACTTTCTCATTTGCAGATATGCAAAACATCCTTCCCTGCTGGGAATTGAGCTATTGAATGAACCATCAGCTGGCACAGTTTCATTAGATGTTTTGATTCCGTATTATAAGCAGGGCTACCAAATTGTCCGCAAGTACTCGTCATCGGCTTATGTGATAATCTGCCAGAGAATTGGTGTTGCAGATCCTTTGGAACTATATCAAGCCAACATAGGATCTCACAACATAGTTTTGGATTTGCATTTCTACAATCTCTTTGACCCATTCTTTGTTAATATGAGTGCTGTAGATAATATTCAATACATATACAAAAGTCGGGAGGGTCAACTGCAAGCCTTAAACAATTCAGATGGCCCACTTGTTTTAGTTGGTAAGACACATACATCtataatcataattatataatatatagattcgtgtttCTGTGTCCTACAAATCCTTTTCAACCAaccatgaaaaacatctttttgtTCCAACAAAAAACCGAAACATACTtagtgcacataaatctttattttcaatttatacaattcataattatataatatatagatccgtgctcccgtatcctacattttagagattatatgtaTTTCCGTGTCGTATCAATCTCAGTGTCTTTGTTCATAGCTATCAACACTCAACTACAAGTCAAGTAGAGATTTGTGGGACCAAGATGGTTCTTGGACCATCTAATAATTTCTCCTTTCTAGGTGGCCATAACTTAAAGTGGACTAATTTTCAGGAGAGTGGGTTAATGAGTGGAACGTGACAAACGGATCCCAGAAAGATTATCAGGACTTTGGAAGGGCACAGTTAGATGTCTATAATGCAGCTTCCTTTGGATGGTGTTATTGGACAGTAAAAAATGACAGAGAACACTGGGATTTTGAATGGAACATTAGGAACAGCTATCTTCAATTGGGTAAGTAGTATACATTTGGTTGCAAACTGGCACTCCTCTATTGTATCTACATTTGAGACATTTAGAATATCCCAATGCACCTATGTGTTTTTGCAGGTAACTCATCCAGCAAACGGAGCTTGAACATTCTAGGATTGTTAGGATTGGCATTCACCTGGTTTTGTTTACTTCAATTTTTGTGACACCTTTTTTCCCGGGACTGGGTGCATGTTTTATGCAACTGTTTCTtggttttttatttactttGCCATCTTGTCCAATGTTGCTGAATATTGCAGAATTTCTGCATAATGCTTATTCCATAATTTTCATAGCCTCATTTCGTGCAAATAAAGCTGAGAAGTCTGATATTCAAAGTCCTCATTCTGTATTGGAATGCTAGTTGGTGTACTCAAAAGTACTTTTATTCATGAAGTAACAAATTCTTTGTTTTGTCATGGAACTCAACAATGTGCATTACAATTTCAAAATCCCAACTTTCATCACATTTGTCTCTTTTCCACAGAATAGTTTCAGACTATTTCTTTCTACACTCCAtcagtaaaatattaaaatattttttcctagTTAGCTTTTCTTTAATGAAAGAGAGTATAAGATGGTATTTTTGGGTGAAGAAAGAAAAGGCCATAGTTGCATTGTCAGGTTGGGGTGGCCCATCTGTCAACACTGGTCGGCCCTTAATTGGACTGGGCTGAAAAAGATGGGCCCAGGTGTTGGGTCTGGTACAGTACTATTGCAGTGCACCATCATAAAAGCCACTGTTCCACTTGCCTTGTTAATAGCTAGTATCACATGTGATCTATTCCTTGAGGAATCTATAACAACTCACACATGCAATTAGATACCCATTTTTTATGAGATTTTAAACTCATCAGTTGTATACAATTTTTGGAATTGTCAAAACATCATTTTCCTTTGAAGAGAATGTCCACTATGGCCTCTTTCAGAAAAATCTTTCACTCATCCTTGCCTTCAAAACACTCCTCTTTGAAATATTAACAAAGATGGAGAATTATATAAACTAATAATTGTGTTCTTCAAAATTTAATACTCAACTCAACATGTTTTGGGATCTGATTTAAATATGACTTTCTAAAGCTGTATGCACAGGTACAATTTCTCCAAGATATCTTATTAGTGATAATTAACAAGGAGAATATTATGACCTGTCAACTAATTTTGTATAGACATGATCAAAATGCTCTTGTATCCGAGTTGTTGTTTTTTCTTAGAAAATAACAGAGTAAAACTTTGAAGTTAGAGTTATCTACTTTTATGCGACAGGGCCATAAAAAAGTTGACACCACTCAGTAAAAGAATA from Phaseolus vulgaris cultivar G19833 chromosome 1, P. vulgaris v2.0, whole genome shotgun sequence carries:
- the LOC137815183 gene encoding probable glucan 1,3-beta-glucosidase A, with translation MGLVFTKWACAFLLCCCFITSGVYSVEVLHGGSKVRGVNLGGWLVIEGWIKPSLFDGIANGDMLDGTEVQFKSVTTQKYVSAENGGGMNVTVDRDVPSSWETFRLWRVSESEFQFRTSVGQFLTCDGGGHSVSATAKSPSTSETYEIERSAKNRIHLKIKGGAYLQATTDGQLSANYPGTPGWDDNAATFEMTIVSNSLHGDYQLANGHGHNRAKDVLRRHRNSFITIEDFKFLYKHGINTVRIPVGWWIAFDPDPPGPYIGGSLEALDNAFLWAQEYDIKCIIDLHAAPGSQNGMEHSSSRDGFTGWPTSPDYISESLHVIDFLVSRYAKHPSLLGIELLNEPSAGTVSLDVLIPYYKQGYQIVRKYSSSAYVIICQRIGVADPLELYQANIGSHNIVLDLHFYNLFDPFFVNMSAVDNIQYIYKSREGQLQALNNSDGPLVLVGEWVNEWNVTNGSQKDYQDFGRAQLDVYNAASFGWCYWTVKNDREHWDFEWNIRNSYLQLGNSSSKRSLNILGLLGLAFTWFCLLQFL
- the LOC137816265 gene encoding E3 ubiquitin-protein ligase RING1-like, encoding MLVCLFSSSIHVLNFFMTSFHSRKLVFPFLCSSDGSTMRNRTSPIASPLPSPVSFPCFSPPLREGHHDHLHFQPTIIIVISGLSCVILFIIFLSKILRYYYFNRYNISRRNPPILFDIRGDSPFFDDEEHEQVMRQHPLWFSPTEGLQQSTIDSITVYRYRNDEVLVKETECLVCLGEFQQEESLRLLPKCSHAFHVPCIDTWLRSHKTCPLCRAPIVHDTASVDGGTESDSSVSDMIEDMEECSSGVVRVGDEDSSEEERGDGIEVLSEWGEVSDHSSILFSFVSDVGTQPQEFDHENESKMKRSFSVDSSSAMEKKASNSGAKMMLVSLRS